The Methylobacterium currus genome contains a region encoding:
- the gsiC gene encoding glutathione ABC transporter permease GsiC, whose translation MLTFFLKRLLGLLPTLAIVAVLVFLFVHMLPGDPARLAAGQDADQQTVELVRAELGLDRSLPEQFGRYFLNMARGDVGVSIRTRRPVSAEIGERFMPTLLLTLTSMAWAVAFGLVIGIVSAVYRNEWPDRLGMTLAVSGISFPAFALGMLLMQIFSVGLGWLPTVGAGSWKHYVLPSLTLGAAVAAVMARFTRASFVEVLGEDFVRTARAKGLRERVVIAKHCLRNALIPVVTMMGLQFGFLLGGSIVVEAVFNWPGVGRLLVDSVNQRDYPVIQALVLMFSLEFILINLVVDLLYGLINPTIRYK comes from the coding sequence ATGCTGACCTTCTTCCTCAAACGGCTCCTCGGCCTCCTGCCGACGCTCGCGATCGTCGCGGTGCTGGTCTTCCTGTTCGTGCATATGCTGCCGGGCGACCCCGCGCGGCTGGCCGCCGGACAGGATGCCGACCAGCAGACGGTGGAGCTGGTGCGCGCCGAGCTCGGCCTCGACCGCTCGCTGCCGGAGCAGTTCGGCCGCTATTTCCTCAACATGGCGCGGGGCGATGTCGGCGTCTCGATCCGCACCCGCCGCCCGGTCTCGGCCGAGATCGGCGAGCGCTTCATGCCGACGCTGCTGCTGACGCTGACCAGCATGGCCTGGGCGGTCGCCTTCGGGCTCGTCATCGGGATCGTCTCGGCGGTCTACCGCAACGAGTGGCCGGACCGGCTCGGGATGACGCTCGCGGTCTCGGGCATCTCGTTCCCGGCCTTCGCCCTCGGAATGCTCCTGATGCAGATCTTCTCCGTCGGCCTGGGCTGGCTGCCGACCGTCGGCGCCGGCTCGTGGAAGCACTACGTCCTGCCCTCGCTGACCCTCGGGGCGGCGGTGGCCGCCGTGATGGCGCGCTTCACCCGCGCTTCGTTCGTGGAGGTTCTGGGCGAGGACTTCGTTCGCACCGCCCGGGCCAAGGGCTTGAGGGAACGGGTCGTCATCGCCAAGCACTGCCTGCGCAACGCGCTGATCCCCGTCGTCACCATGATGGGCCTGCAATTCGGCTTCCTGCTCGGCGGCTCGATCGTGGTCGAGGCGGTGTTCAACTGGCCGGGCGTCGGCCGCCTCCTCGTCGATTCCGTCAATCAGCGCGACTATCCGGTGATCCAGGCCCTGGTGCTGATGTTCTCGCTGGAATTCATCCTGATCAACCTCGTCGTCGACCTGCTCTACGGGCTGATCAACCCGACCATCCGCTACAAGTGA
- the gsiB gene encoding glutathione ABC transporter substrate-binding protein GsiB — protein sequence MILRSLLATGLLCGLLGPALAAGDPILVLGNQPETLDPYNTNTTLTTAVTKSFYEGLFEFDKDLKVQNVLAESYEVSPDGLTYTFKLREGVKFHDGTPFDGNAVKANLERVLNPENRLARYNQFNRIKTIEVVSPVSVRITLKEPFGPFINSLAHASAAMISPAALQKWGKDIAFHPVGTGPFTFVEWKQTDSVKGAKFAGYWQAGLPKVDSITWKPVTENGTRAAMLQTGEADFAFPLPYEQAKALGDNKKLKVIAQDSIIERYISMNMLQKPFDDPRVRQAINYAINKEALAKVAFSGYASPAKGIVPAGVLYAHPMQAWPYDPAKARQLLKEAGYGNGFETTLWSAYTTSTAQKAIQFVQQQLAQVGIKVQTQALEPGQRVEWVQTAPDPKTARVRLYYAGWSSSTGEADWALRPLLSTEAWPPKLNNTAYYSNQEVDALIAKALVSTSDAEKAGLYAKAQEQIMKDAPWAPLVVEQNLYATSSRLSGVVVMPDGNIDSRQVAVAP from the coding sequence ATGATCCTGCGTTCGCTTCTCGCCACCGGCCTGCTCTGCGGCCTTCTCGGCCCCGCGCTCGCCGCCGGCGACCCCATTCTCGTCCTCGGCAACCAGCCCGAGACGCTCGACCCCTACAACACCAACACCACGCTCACGACCGCGGTCACCAAGTCGTTCTACGAAGGCCTGTTCGAGTTCGACAAGGACCTGAAGGTCCAGAACGTGCTGGCCGAGAGCTACGAGGTCTCGCCCGACGGGCTCACCTACACCTTCAAGCTGCGCGAGGGCGTGAAATTCCACGACGGGACGCCGTTCGACGGCAATGCCGTGAAGGCGAACCTGGAGCGGGTGCTGAACCCCGAGAATCGCCTGGCGCGCTACAACCAGTTCAACCGGATCAAGACGATCGAGGTCGTCTCGCCGGTCTCGGTGCGCATCACCCTGAAGGAACCCTTCGGCCCCTTCATCAACTCGCTCGCCCACGCCTCCGCGGCGATGATCTCGCCGGCCGCGCTGCAGAAATGGGGCAAGGACATCGCCTTCCATCCGGTCGGAACCGGTCCCTTCACCTTCGTCGAGTGGAAGCAGACCGATTCGGTCAAGGGCGCGAAGTTCGCCGGCTACTGGCAGGCCGGCCTGCCGAAGGTCGACAGCATCACCTGGAAGCCGGTGACGGAGAACGGCACCCGCGCGGCGATGCTCCAGACCGGCGAGGCCGATTTCGCCTTCCCGCTCCCCTACGAGCAGGCCAAGGCCCTCGGTGACAACAAGAAGCTGAAGGTCATCGCGCAGGATTCGATCATCGAGCGCTACATCAGCATGAACATGCTGCAAAAGCCGTTCGACGATCCGCGCGTGCGCCAGGCGATCAACTACGCCATCAACAAGGAGGCCTTGGCCAAGGTGGCGTTCAGCGGCTACGCCAGTCCGGCCAAGGGCATCGTGCCGGCCGGCGTTCTGTACGCCCACCCGATGCAGGCCTGGCCCTACGACCCGGCCAAGGCACGCCAGCTCCTGAAGGAGGCCGGCTACGGCAACGGCTTCGAGACCACCCTGTGGAGCGCCTACACCACCAGCACGGCGCAGAAGGCGATCCAGTTCGTGCAGCAGCAGCTCGCCCAGGTCGGCATCAAGGTGCAGACCCAGGCCCTCGAGCCCGGCCAGCGCGTCGAGTGGGTGCAGACCGCCCCCGACCCGAAGACCGCGCGCGTCCGCCTCTACTACGCCGGCTGGTCGTCCTCGACCGGCGAGGCCGATTGGGCCCTGCGGCCGCTGCTGTCGACGGAGGCTTGGCCGCCGAAGCTCAACAACACCGCCTATTACAGCAACCAGGAAGTCGACGCCCTGATCGCCAAGGCCCTGGTCTCGACGAGCGACGCCGAGAAGGCCGGCCTCTACGCCAAGGCGCAGGAGCAGATCATGAAGGACGCGCCCTGGGCGCCCCTCGTCGTCGAGCAGAACCTCTATGCCACCTCGTCCCGCCTGTCGGGCGTGGTGGTCATGCCGGACGGCAACATCGACAGCCGCCAGGTCGCGGTCGCACCGTAA